A genomic stretch from Pseudomonas alkylphenolica includes:
- a CDS encoding multidrug efflux RND transporter permease subunit, translated as MNARGSLSRWCIDRPIATLLLTFALVLLGVIAFPRLPVAPLPEADFPTIQVTAQLPGASPETMASSVATPLEVQFSAIPGMPQMTSSSALGSTNLILQFSLEKSIDTAAQEVQAAINTATARLPQDMPSPPTWRKVNPADSPVLILTVSSAQMPANELSDYAETLLARQLSQIEGVGLINITGQLRPAIRVQAQPEKLAALGLTLADLRQAIQQTSLNLAKGALYGESSVSTLATNDQLFHPEEYAQLIVSYRDGAPVHLKDVAKVINGAENAYVKAWSGEQQGLNLVVFRQPGANIVETVDGVMEALPRLEQMLPASVEVSVLNDRTQTIRASLHEVEITLMIAVILVIGVMALFLRQWSATLIVSSVLGVSLIASFALMYLFGFSLNNLTLVAIVIAVGFVVDDAIVVVENIHRHLEDGDNKREAAIKGAGEIGFTVVSISFSLVAAFIPLLFMGGVVGRLFKEFALTATSTILISVVVSLTLAPTLCALFMERPEHKDQHKVTFGERLLAWYERVLVKALAHQRLMMGIFGVTLALAVVGYVAIPKGFFPVQDTGFILGTSEGAADISYPDMIKKHQALAKVIEADPAVRAFSHAVGVTGSNQTIANGRFWIALKDRGDRDVSASEFIDRLRPKLAKVPGVVLYLRAGQDINLSSGPTRSQYQYVLKSNDGAALNLWTQRLTERLKGNPAFRDLSNDLQLGASVTRIDIDRRAAARFGLTTTDIDQALYDAFGQRQISEFQTETNQYKVILELDARQRGKAESLNYFYLRSPLTGEMVPLSVLAKVAPPSTGPLSISHDGLFPAANLSFNLASGVALGDAVQILERTQRELGMPDSIIGNFQGAAQAFQSSLSSQPWLILAALVAVYIILGVLYESFVHPLTIISTLPSAGLGALALLWLSGQDFSIMGLIGIVLLIGIVKKNGILLIDFALDAQRNLGLSPEQAIHQACLTRFRPIMMTTLAALLGAVPLMFGMGAGAELRQPLGIAVVGGLLVSQALTLFTTPIIYLALERLFHRRQASQSATQPNAS; from the coding sequence ATGAACGCCCGCGGTTCGCTATCGCGCTGGTGTATCGACCGCCCGATCGCCACGCTGCTGCTGACATTCGCGCTGGTGCTGCTCGGGGTCATCGCTTTTCCCCGCCTGCCGGTCGCGCCCTTGCCCGAGGCCGATTTTCCGACGATCCAGGTCACCGCCCAGTTGCCCGGCGCCAGCCCCGAGACCATGGCCTCGTCGGTGGCTACGCCACTGGAGGTGCAGTTCAGTGCCATCCCCGGCATGCCCCAGATGACCTCCAGCAGCGCCCTCGGTTCGACCAACCTGATCCTGCAGTTCAGCCTGGAAAAAAGCATCGACACCGCCGCCCAGGAAGTCCAGGCAGCGATCAACACTGCCACCGCGCGCCTGCCCCAGGACATGCCCAGCCCGCCGACCTGGCGCAAGGTCAACCCGGCGGACAGCCCGGTGCTGATCCTCACCGTCAGCTCGGCGCAGATGCCGGCCAACGAACTGAGCGACTACGCCGAAACCCTGCTGGCCAGGCAACTGAGCCAGATCGAAGGCGTCGGCCTGATCAACATCACCGGCCAGTTGCGCCCGGCCATCCGTGTTCAGGCCCAGCCGGAAAAACTTGCAGCCCTGGGACTGACCCTCGCCGACCTGCGCCAGGCCATTCAGCAAACCAGCCTGAATCTGGCCAAAGGTGCGCTGTATGGCGAAAGCAGCGTCTCGACCCTGGCCACCAACGACCAGCTGTTCCACCCCGAGGAATACGCCCAGCTGATCGTCTCCTACCGCGACGGCGCACCGGTGCACCTGAAGGATGTCGCCAAGGTCATCAACGGCGCCGAAAATGCCTACGTCAAAGCCTGGTCCGGCGAGCAGCAGGGCCTGAACCTGGTGGTGTTCCGCCAACCGGGCGCGAACATCGTCGAGACTGTCGACGGGGTCATGGAGGCCTTGCCCCGGCTCGAACAGATGCTGCCGGCGTCGGTCGAGGTCTCGGTGCTCAACGACCGCACGCAGACCATCCGCGCCTCCCTGCACGAAGTGGAAATCACCCTGATGATCGCGGTGATTCTGGTGATCGGGGTGATGGCGCTGTTCCTGCGGCAATGGTCGGCGACCTTGATCGTATCCAGCGTGCTCGGCGTGTCGCTGATCGCCAGCTTTGCCCTGATGTACCTGTTCGGCTTCAGCCTGAACAACCTGACCCTGGTGGCCATCGTCATCGCCGTGGGCTTTGTGGTCGATGATGCCATCGTAGTGGTGGAGAACATCCACCGTCACCTGGAAGACGGCGACAACAAGCGCGAGGCGGCGATCAAGGGCGCCGGAGAGATCGGTTTTACCGTGGTCTCGATCAGTTTTTCGCTGGTGGCGGCGTTTATTCCGTTGCTGTTCATGGGCGGTGTGGTTGGGCGCTTATTCAAGGAATTCGCCCTCACCGCAACCTCGACCATCCTCATATCGGTGGTGGTGTCGCTGACCCTGGCACCGACTTTATGCGCCCTGTTCATGGAGCGTCCCGAACACAAAGACCAACACAAGGTCACCTTCGGCGAGCGCTTGCTGGCCTGGTACGAGCGCGTGCTGGTCAAGGCCCTGGCGCATCAGCGGCTGATGATGGGAATCTTCGGCGTCACCCTGGCGCTGGCGGTGGTCGGCTATGTTGCCATTCCCAAAGGCTTCTTCCCGGTGCAGGACACCGGCTTCATCCTCGGCACCTCGGAAGGCGCTGCGGATATCTCCTACCCGGACATGATCAAGAAGCACCAAGCGCTGGCCAAGGTCATCGAAGCCGACCCGGCGGTGCGGGCGTTCTCCCATGCGGTCGGGGTCACCGGCAGCAACCAGACCATCGCCAACGGTCGCTTCTGGATTGCCCTCAAGGACCGCGGTGATCGCGACGTGTCGGCCAGCGAGTTCATCGATCGCCTGCGCCCGAAACTGGCCAAGGTACCCGGCGTGGTCCTCTACCTGCGCGCCGGCCAGGACATCAACCTCAGCTCCGGCCCTACCCGCAGCCAGTACCAATACGTGCTCAAAAGCAACGACGGCGCGGCGCTGAACCTGTGGACCCAGCGCCTGACCGAACGCCTGAAGGGCAATCCGGCCTTTCGCGACTTGTCCAACGACCTGCAACTGGGCGCCAGCGTCACCCGCATCGATATCGACCGCCGCGCCGCGGCACGCTTCGGCCTGACCACCACCGACATCGACCAGGCGCTCTATGACGCCTTCGGCCAGCGCCAGATCAGCGAGTTCCAGACCGAAACCAACCAGTACAAGGTGATCCTCGAACTCGACGCCCGCCAGCGCGGCAAGGCCGAAAGCCTGAACTACTTCTACCTGCGCTCACCGCTGACCGGCGAGATGGTGCCGCTGTCGGTGCTGGCCAAGGTCGCGCCGCCGAGCACCGGGCCGTTGTCGATCAGCCATGACGGCTTGTTCCCGGCAGCCAACCTGTCGTTCAACCTGGCCTCCGGTGTAGCGTTGGGTGATGCGGTACAGATCCTCGAGCGCACCCAACGCGAGCTGGGTATGCCCGACTCGATCATCGGCAATTTCCAGGGTGCGGCGCAGGCTTTCCAGAGTTCGCTGTCGAGCCAGCCGTGGCTGATCCTCGCCGCGCTGGTGGCGGTGTACATCATCCTCGGCGTGCTTTACGAGAGCTTCGTCCATCCGCTGACCATCATCTCCACCCTGCCCTCCGCCGGGCTTGGCGCGTTGGCGCTGCTGTGGCTGTCGGGCCAGGACTTCAGCATCATGGGCCTGATCGGCATCGTGCTGCTGATCGGTATCGTCAAGAAGAACGGCATCCTGCTCATCGACTTTGCCCTGGATGCCCAGCGCAACCTGGGCCTGAGCCCCGAGCAAGCGATCCA
- a CDS encoding efflux RND transporter periplasmic adaptor subunit, with translation MRIQTRPLVICAVLFVLAGAAFWFFGRSGEEKPTGVAAIPVRVVSVKQQNVPRYVSGIGSVLSLHSVVIRPQVEGVLTRLLVKEGQWVKQGDLLATIDDRAIRASLEQAKAQLGQSQAQLQVAGVDLKRYKLLSTDNGVSRQTLDQQQALFNQLQATVLGNQAAIAAAQVQLSYTQILSPVTGRVGIRNVDEGNFLRVADTQGLFSVTQIDPIGVEFSLPQHMLPTLQGLLKAQPPAVVQAYLEGDGDSSGTLLAEGHLTLIDNQVAANTGTIRVKAEFANPDARLWPGQLVTLKLQTALEQNALVVPPQVVQRGIDGHYVYRLAGNKVESVPVKVLYQDSALNIIAGVSRDDKLVSDGQSRLKPGATVEVAAETAAPEDVAAGQVQP, from the coding sequence ATGCGTATCCAGACCCGCCCCCTTGTGATCTGCGCCGTTCTGTTTGTCCTGGCCGGTGCCGCCTTCTGGTTTTTCGGCCGTTCCGGTGAGGAAAAGCCCACTGGAGTCGCAGCCATTCCGGTTCGGGTGGTCAGCGTCAAGCAGCAGAATGTACCGCGCTATGTCAGCGGTATCGGATCGGTGCTGTCGCTGCACAGCGTGGTCATCCGTCCACAGGTCGAAGGGGTGCTGACCCGCCTGCTGGTCAAGGAGGGTCAGTGGGTCAAGCAAGGCGATCTGCTGGCGACCATCGACGACCGCGCCATCCGCGCCAGCCTGGAGCAGGCCAAGGCGCAACTGGGTCAGAGTCAGGCGCAACTGCAGGTCGCCGGTGTCGACCTCAAGCGTTACAAGCTGCTCAGTACCGACAATGGCGTATCGCGCCAGACCCTGGACCAGCAGCAAGCGTTGTTCAATCAGTTGCAAGCCACCGTGCTGGGCAATCAGGCCGCGATTGCCGCCGCTCAGGTGCAGTTGTCCTACACCCAGATTCTTTCACCGGTGACCGGCAGGGTCGGTATCCGCAATGTCGATGAGGGCAACTTCCTGCGCGTGGCCGATACCCAGGGACTGTTCAGCGTCACCCAGATCGACCCGATCGGGGTCGAGTTCTCCTTGCCGCAACACATGTTGCCGACCTTGCAGGGGCTGCTCAAAGCGCAGCCCCCGGCGGTGGTCCAGGCCTACCTGGAAGGCGATGGCGACAGCAGCGGCACGTTGCTGGCCGAGGGGCATCTGACCCTGATCGACAATCAGGTGGCCGCCAACACCGGGACCATCCGGGTCAAGGCCGAGTTCGCCAACCCCGACGCCCGCCTCTGGCCTGGTCAACTGGTGACCCTGAAGCTGCAGACCGCACTGGAGCAGAACGCCCTGGTGGTACCTCCCCAGGTGGTGCAGCGCGGCATTGACGGTCACTACGTGTACCGGCTGGCCGGCAACAAAGTCGAAAGCGTGCCGGTCAAGGTGCTGTATCAGGACAGCGCCCTGAACATCATCGCCGGGGTCAGCCGAGACGATAAACTGGTCTCCGACGGCCAGTCCCGGCTCAAGCCCGGGGCCACTGTCGAAGTGGCCGCTGAAACGGCCGCACCTGAAGACGTGGCCGCCGGCCAGGTGCAACCATGA
- a CDS encoding YkgJ family cysteine cluster protein produces the protein MNTAQTGDIRFDCTGCGKCCTGHHVPLTLSEARQWTSSGGQLIVLVEAFLANGLGLPADQREHALRRSWPVPCGSTEAHVAITFAAFNPERCRNLDADDRCTIYETRPLVCRIYPMEINPHIPLRPEAKDCPSEAWQSGPPLIHGQHLVDRRLAELIERSRQADRDDIRGKVAICQALGIDTSALKGNGFTAYLPDTQALAQALQEVRPEGPVAPWTLHVLDPQLCEQLEACGARIRSEAAGHYGFIGF, from the coding sequence GTGAACACTGCCCAAACTGGCGATATCCGCTTCGACTGCACCGGCTGCGGCAAGTGCTGCACCGGCCACCACGTCCCCCTGACCCTGAGCGAAGCCCGCCAATGGACGAGCTCCGGCGGCCAGCTCATCGTCCTGGTCGAAGCCTTCCTGGCCAACGGCCTGGGCTTGCCCGCCGATCAGCGCGAACATGCCTTGCGCCGTTCCTGGCCGGTGCCGTGCGGTAGCACCGAGGCGCATGTGGCGATCACCTTCGCCGCCTTCAACCCCGAACGCTGCCGCAACCTGGATGCCGATGACCGCTGCACCATCTACGAAACCCGGCCACTGGTGTGCCGTATCTATCCGATGGAAATCAACCCGCACATCCCCTTGCGCCCCGAAGCCAAGGACTGCCCCAGCGAAGCCTGGCAAAGCGGCCCGCCATTGATTCACGGCCAGCACCTGGTCGACCGGCGCCTGGCCGAGCTGATCGAACGCTCGCGCCAGGCCGACCGCGACGATATCCGTGGCAAAGTTGCTATCTGCCAGGCACTGGGTATCGATACCAGCGCCTTGAAAGGTAACGGCTTCACCGCCTATTTGCCTGACACCCAGGCCCTGGCCCAGGCACTGCAAGAAGTCCGCCCCGAGGGACCGGTCGCCCCCTGGACCCTGCATGTGCTCGACCCGCAGCTGTGCGAACAACTCGAGGCCTGCGGTGCCCGGATCCGCAGCGAAGCGGCCGGGCACTACGGTTTCATCGGTTTTTGA